The sequence ATGACGATCTGGACTGCGGGCGCCTTGGGATGCCTCACGGCAATGGCCGGCGCGGATGTGGCCATTGGGTTGTACGAACGATGGGCCGCCAAGCGACTGGGCGTTTCCGAGTCGGCATCAACCGACCGAACCTAGGTGCGGGGTCGGCCGGGGGGCAGTTTTTCCGGGTCCTCCCCGAGGGCCGCCCCCTACACGGGTTACGGAACTCGCGGGATCTCTGCAGCTGAGAATTTCACAGGGATGTCCGTCTTTTCAAAGGGTTAGACATGGGAAAGACAGTCAGCAAGGCCGACTTGAGCGAGATCGTCGGTCGCGATGAACGCACTCTGACCCGATGGCAGAACGACGGCATGCCAGTGACCGAGTTCGGCCTCGGTCGGGGCAACGAAAACCAATACGACACCGAAGCCGTGATTCAGTGGCTGATGCACCAAGCCGCACTCAACGGCAAAAAAGAATCTTCCCGCGACCGACTTGATCGGATCCGCGCTGACCGCGAAGAACTCGCTATGGCAAAGGATCTTGGCGAGGTGGTCATCGCTGCCGATCTGATTGAGCGCTTCGAAGCAATGATCACCGCTGCAAAAGTGGAGCTGCTCAACTCTTTCCCCGACGTGCTGGCCGCCGAACTTTCGGCGCGATACGACGTGGAAGTCGACGAGCAACTGATTCGCGACCCCATTGAAGCCATCCTGAGGAGGCTTTCTGACTATGACAAGGATGATGCCGCGTCAGATGGATATTCTGACGAACCGGACGATACGGAGGGCCTTGAGGAAGACGGCGACTAAAGCGCTGCGCGGCGCTTGCCGCAAGTGGGCGCCGCCGCCTCGCATGAGCATTATCGAGTGGGCGGACAAGTACCGCTGGCTCGCACCAGAAGAGGCAGCGCGCCCCGGCAAATATCGCTTTGACGTTACTCCTCACCTGATCTGGCCCGGCGGTCCATTGGAAGCGCTGGATGATCCCGCTGTCAGTGAGATCGTCGGACGCAAGTCGGCGCAGGTGGCATGGACGTCAGGTGTTCTGGGTAACGCCCTGGGCAAGTGGATCGACATTGATCCGTCACCGATTCTGGTTCTGTTTCCCAAGGCCGAAGCGGCCAAGCAGTACGTTGGTGAAAAGCTCGAGCCGATGATCGAAGCCACGCCGCGCCTGCGCAAGAAAGTCGACCTGCGAAGCCGCAAGCTACAGCAGCGACAGGACTTCAAGCGCTTCCCTGGCGGCTTCCTGAAAATGGTGGGTTCCAACAGCCCGGCCAGCGTGAAGTCTACGCCGGTGCCGCGAGTTGCCATTGAAGAGCCGGACGACTGCAACCTGAACCTGCGAGGCCAGGGCGACAGTATCAAGCTCGCCAAGGAACGACTGAAAACGTTCCGCCGCTCGAAGATCATCATCGGCGGTACACCGACCATCAAGGGCTTGTCCGCTATCGATGCGGAGCTGGAACTGTCGGACAAGCGCGTCGGCCTGGTGCCGTGTCAAGAATGCGGCCAAGAACACGCGTTGAGCTTCGACAACCTGCACTGCGACGAGGATCCGGAATACCTGCATGAGGTATACGGCAAGAAGCGGCCGGAGAAAACTTTCTACTCTTGCCCGCACTGCGGTGGAATCTGGGATGACAACCAGAAGAACGCCAACCTCAAGCACGGGCGCTGGTCGGCTACAGCAGAATTTCGGGGGATCGCCGGTTACATCCTCAACGAGCTGTACGCGACGTTTTGGGGATCGCGTTTCCAGGTGTTGATGGAGAAAAAGCTCCAGGCCGAACACGCGGCTTCACAAGGCAACATCGGACCGATGATCGCTTTCGTCAACAGCTCCAAGGGCGAAAGCTACGAGTATCAGAGCGATGCACCGAAGACCGATGAGCTGGAAAAGCGTGCGGAGCCTTATGCGGAGCTGACAGCGCCGAAAGGTGTCCTGCTGATCACCGTTGGCGTTGACGTCCAAGGCGACCGCCTTGCTCTCACAATCATCGGTTGGGGACGAGGCGAAGAGTCGTGGCGCTTGTACTGGGGTGAGCTTCACGGCAACCCCATCGACCCGCATGACGCCGTTTGGCAAGAACTGGATCGGGTTATTTCCCAACCCATACCGGTCGAAAGCGGTGCGCAACTGGCGGTATCGGCGGTCAGCATCGATAGCTCTGACGGCAATACCAGTGACGCGGTGTATGCCTACGTGCGGGATCGTCAACGCTACAACGTGATGGCGATCAAAGGCGCCTCTATCGACAGTCGCGACAAGGAGATCTTTACCAAGCCTCCGCAGTCGGTGGATACCTCACAGGACAACACCAAGGCTGCGAAATACGGCCTGCGCGTCCACATCGTTGGCACGCACAAAGCGAAGACGCTCATTGATGGACGGCTGCGCCTCAAAGGTGCCGGACCGGGGCGCAT comes from Pseudomonas sp. RU47 and encodes:
- a CDS encoding terminase small subunit, whose product is MGKTVSKADLSEIVGRDERTLTRWQNDGMPVTEFGLGRGNENQYDTEAVIQWLMHQAALNGKKESSRDRLDRIRADREELAMAKDLGEVVIAADLIERFEAMITAAKVELLNSFPDVLAAELSARYDVEVDEQLIRDPIEAILRRLSDYDKDDAASDGYSDEPDDTEGLEEDGD
- a CDS encoding phage terminase large subunit family protein; amino-acid sequence: MSIIEWADKYRWLAPEEAARPGKYRFDVTPHLIWPGGPLEALDDPAVSEIVGRKSAQVAWTSGVLGNALGKWIDIDPSPILVLFPKAEAAKQYVGEKLEPMIEATPRLRKKVDLRSRKLQQRQDFKRFPGGFLKMVGSNSPASVKSTPVPRVAIEEPDDCNLNLRGQGDSIKLAKERLKTFRRSKIIIGGTPTIKGLSAIDAELELSDKRVGLVPCQECGQEHALSFDNLHCDEDPEYLHEVYGKKRPEKTFYSCPHCGGIWDDNQKNANLKHGRWSATAEFRGIAGYILNELYATFWGSRFQVLMEKKLQAEHAASQGNIGPMIAFVNSSKGESYEYQSDAPKTDELEKRAEPYAELTAPKGVLLITVGVDVQGDRLALTIIGWGRGEESWRLYWGELHGNPIDPHDAVWQELDRVISQPIPVESGAQLAVSAVSIDSSDGNTSDAVYAYVRDRQRYNVMAIKGASIDSRDKEIFTKPPQSVDTSQDNTKAAKYGLRVHIVGTHKAKTLIDGRLRLKGAGPGRMHWYSEIRSDYYEQLTNEVLAPHPRNPSKMVWQKKAGRRNEALDCEVYALHAARSLKTHLLRDHEWDQLEQQLLQPTLFSTEQPVAPVPRRAVARGRGTRSRAGY